accagcacaggccaTGCTGTAAATCACTTCAGAACAGAGTGTGACTAGCAtttactgttaaaaatatattcacttcCTTTAGTCTCATAAACGAATCATACTTCAAAGCCTAAGAAGAAAGCATCTGTTAATAGTAACTGAACCTTGGTTCCCAAATTGTTCCACTTCCTTTATTGTGtattaaatgtgtatatgtaAAGAAACtgtgttagaaaatatttacCTACGACTGCACTAACACATAAAACTACGTGACTTTAAGTTTTGCAAGTTAGATAAAAGGTTAACTGCTTGCttttactattatttaaaattaagagaatGTTTTATAGATGATAACCTGAAATACCCTCTAAATATTATACTATTGCTACTTTGTTGGGATTTATACTCAGCCAACTAAACCTTTATCatgacaaaaaatgaaattaattcccAATAACTCTCAGTCAACACCTTAAGTTAAATCAAGCACAGAAGTTACAACAGAATAGCCTGGCATAGTACCACAGtcattttctcaaaaagaagaaatatttaaactttGAGTCAATTTAGGGCAGAGAATATAAGTAATATGGCATCTATCGAAATCTTGTTAATTAGAAATCAGAAACCACTCTGAAATGGATTAATACAGGCTCTAAGCAAAGATATTCTCACAAAATGGGTATCCCAACCTGGAAACCCTTTAAGATTTCCATTCTAGTCACTTTATCATAAAacccaaagaaaaaacaaagacaattCCGTTACAGTACTATTTTAACactcaaataatttatttctacttACCTGAggctttttaattgtattttttgttgcagttgctaatatttatcaattatatattttattttctcattacatCAATAATTTAGTCTCTTAATCTCCTTTTTATGTATTGGAAACAAGAATATACCTTAGCTGCAGGGATCTCTAAAAGAGCTCCAAGTTCTTCGAaggtaatattattatataatttgcttGCAGACAACAAATTGTGTTCAATAACAGCTCTGTCCAAGATGCTAGAaccttaaataaatataaataagacagtTATAAGTTTGAAACTAGTTTTACAGTCTTAAAATATGCatcctttttttctgaaaatttctaaGCATGTAATAACTCATAATCATTGTCGTTATTCCCACCCAAGCTTTAAAAGGAACTCAAATGCCTTATTTGATATAGCCTAAATAATATACTATACAATTAAATACAAATAACATATTTGGAAAATGAGCAACTGGCAAGTCAATTATTAACTAGCtaaggggttgggaacctttttggctgagagagccataaacgtcacatattttaaaatgtaattttgtgagagccatacaacaacccgtgtagttttgcattatccaataaaaatttggtgttgtcccagaggacagctgtgattggctccagccacccgcaaccatgaacatgagcggtagaaaatgaatggattgtaatacatgaggatgttttatattttaaatgtttttttttttattaaagatttgtctgcgagccagatgcagccatcaaaagagccacatcaagctcgtgagccataggttcccaacccctgaactagCTGAATGGATTTAACCCTCTGGGTTTGAGAGCGTGCTTCCTTAGGCTACTAGCAGATtcataacttttcttttcttggtaaGCTAACTTTTTTAGCAAGTATCAGCAAAACAATCATGCAACTTGTTGTACAAGCTTAATAAAGTCAATAGATCAAGTTCATCAGAAATATCTCTATTCTTTTGGATACTCCACAAGCACCTTTACTGAGGCAAATATGAAATACGTCCAGTATGTAGGAACAAGCTATCCCTTCATAAGAGATAAGCCATAACATCCTCCCTTAGACGAGGGCCTGATGATGAAGTTCTGGACCTGAAGGTGTTAAGACTGCTGGGCTCAcccaattcctttttctttctgtccagttttattgagatacacTAGACATATAACACTTCattagtttaaggtatacaacataatgagttgatatatgtatatgttacaaAATGATTATCACAAAAACTTTTGGTAAGATCCATCAcctcagttaaaattttttttcttatgagaacttttaaaatctattctcttagtatctttcaaatataaagacctaaataaataggaatatatgaaagacttaatattgttaagatagcaatactccccaaattgatctataggcagtgtaattcctatcaaaatcccacctGCAGGGCATCTTTGTAAAATTGATACGCTGATCTTAAAATTCACATGGAAATTCAAGGGATCAAGAGGAGCCAAAACAATcatcaaaaagaacaaagttgcgccctggccggttggctcagcggtagagcgtcggcctagcgtgcggaggacccgggtacgattcccggccagggcacataggagaagcgcccatttgcttctccacccctccgccgcgccttcctctctgtctctctcttcccctcccgcagccaaggctccattggagcaaaagatggcccgggcgctggggatggctctgtggcctctgccccaggcgctagagtggctctggtcgcaatatggcgacacccaggagggtcgcaatatggcgacgcccaggatgggcagagcatcgccccctggtgggcagagcgtcgccccctggtgggcgtgccgggtggatcccggtcgggcgcatgcgggagtctgtctgactgtctctccctgtttccagcttcagaaaaatgaaaaaaaaaaaaaaaaaaaaagaacaaagttggaagactgaCACTTCCAGATTTTAAAACTGTCCAGATGCTATACTACAAAGATAACAGCATCCATGATAGTGTAGTGCTGGCATGAGCACAGGGTTACAGAAGGGAAAAACAGAGTTTACATCCAGAAATAAATACTCACATTTAGGGTCAACCGAGTATccttgtttttagaaaaaaattatctagctgattatatctttttttttttttatggtcagAAAGCTCAAAGTCAAATCTGAAGCTCAACTATATCCATTATGAACACTTTTTATATATCTAGCTTTTAACTTGTTTGTCAGATATCTTCTCACAAAAGGAATTTAAAGTTGCTCAGAAGAATGTACAGAagagaatttaaaagtaaaaaaagaggtgatgaacacaaaatgcaatatccagtgtgtccgtaaagtcatggtgcaattttgaTCAGTCacatgaaagcaacaaaagacgatagaaatgtgaaatctgcaccaaataaaaggaaaactctcccagtttcatacctattcagtgcagttcgatgtgggctcacacagatttttttagggctccttaggttgctatctcgtatagcctctacagactcaccactgactgatggcctaccagaatgggtttctccaccaaactgccggtttccttcaactgtttatcccaccaagtaatgttattcctatatggtggcacttcattataaatgcgccgatattcacgttgtactCTGGTcacacggattcgaatttagagagccacagaacacactgaactttcctctgtaccgtccacatctcgactggcatggctgtgggctgctccgctgtatacatggtgttacgtcatcatctgcgcatgcgcacatgctgccacatcatcctacagaaactgggagggttttccttttatttggtgcagattgcatatttctatcgtcttctgttgctttcttgtgactggtcaaaagtgcaccatgactttacagacacactgtacaaatgatgtattataatatagtacacttgaaatttatataattttattaaccaatgtcaccccaataaatttagtttttaaaaaagagaaaaacaataatagCAACAATCAAAATACATACAGTATTTACAAGTGGgctacaaatttaattttaagcttTCTAGTAGCCAACCAAATTAAGTAAACCAATCAGTTTATCAactcactgtatttttaaataagacaaaaacCAACTGCTCAGGAGAATCACAACTAATCCTAAGAATGAAATGGAATTTTTCCTCAGAATCTATACAGATAATgtcctatagaaaaaaaaaaatctcctttaaacaaaaagaaaagaatcaactgCTTCTTAAagtacaattaaatttttttataaaatcagtAAAAGTTCAATGCAATCCCTTCACTAATCTGGTTTAACTCAAATTAAAATTGGGTGAAGTGTATGTACACCTTTCTGCCAAATCCTACATAAatgactttattcttttcttctttcccaagtgagaggaggggagatagacagactcctgcatgcatcccaatcGGCGTCCACCTGCAAACcccgtctgaggctgatgctctgcccaactgggccaTGCTTATaaccgagctacttttagcacctgaggcagaagcttcacagagccatcctcatcctGAGGCTGATGGACTAGAACCAATTGAGGAACTGGTTGCAGGAGGgtaagagcgagagagaaagaaagagagaatggggcgggggagtggtggagaagcagatggttgcgtctactgtgtgccctaactgggaatcaaacctaggacatccatacgccaggccaatgctctactactgagccaactatcAGAGCCTACATAAATGACTCTTTACAGCTAAATTCTCTTCAATAGGATGACAGTAAATCCAAAGCAGTGCAGATCTGCATGTTGCTTTTAACCTCTTCCACATTTCTAATAGTCAATGTCAGCACTTTTATCATGTGTATTGTTATAAGCTACTTGAAAACCTGAAAAATAACTGATGTTATGAACAAGCATTTATTAAAGTTTCTTTCTTGACAGTCTGATTAGAGAAAATATATCCTTTGGTTAGGAATATGACATCAAAGCTCTATTCTTATTGGCAACACTTCTACCCTGTATAACCCTGGGTAAGCTACTGTGCCAGACTGTGCTACATCTAAAATTAGACAGAATAATTATTCAAAAAactaatgtttaaaattaatatagGTATTTGTCAAAtggtttaagtttttttaaaaacagacccTTATAAGCCTAGCCTATACTTCCCTTACAGTTTCCCAAAAATGCAGTTCCTCAAAATGCTTTCCAAAAGggctatttttttagtttttagttttaaaataagtttattaaagAATGTTATTAGGAATGCAATGTCTGATTTGTCGTTTTACAAAGTTCTGGTTCTCCGTGCTGTATAATAAAGGTGGTATAGGAGGCTACAGAGTGATGAGCTTCTTTCTACTGGATTCTGACAGTATAGCACAGTGTAATCATTTCTGCAATgctagaagaaaattttaaagtctctTCTATGCTTCTCTTTAAAAAGTGATGAGTAATAACAGATGAGGGCATAAAAAAGCCATTTTCCTATTGATTCTGCAGTACTGACGCCAGTATTTTCACCATCACAGGCTACAATTTTCACTTTACCCACTTTATTAAGTTCTGTCCCGTCTCTGAATTCAACATCATTCAATGCATAAGCCCACATATTATCACAGAATCTGTCTGTCTAAGAGAGCCCCTGAAATGGACTCTGTTCCAGACCCTTGTGAGCCAATGCTGAACTTACAGCCTTATCGAACTAAAGGAGAAGCTGAAGGGCAAACTAGGGGCTGATCTGTTGCGACTGTATAAGCTCACTGAGGCTTTTCTAAAGACTGTTTCCCAAAGTGCTATTTCTGTGTAATGGTTATGCCAAGACTTACAAGGAAGAAACTCTTTTTCTTATTCAGTCTTGCACTGATATCCCAGGGGAAGGTGCTTCCCGCCACAAAGCAGGAAGAAGCAGTCCAAAAAGCTGTTTTTATACTTCAAATCCTTATCTGTGGCTGTTTTTATACTTCAAATCCTTATCTGTGTATGGATACTCATCTtagtcaatattctttttttaatcaagtgttaCGTAAAAATATTACTGGGAGATATCAAGGTGCTTCAAACTTAGCATACTTTCCACTTGAATATACCTAAACATTCACTGCCACGTACTTATAAGACATGATCATTACCATCAGCTGTAGTTGCTTTTTGGTGAGGCATCAGCATGGCCGCAAATTCTTGAAGCTGATTTCCTCTGATGATCCTATCCAGGTACATTTTCTCTAGGATCCCATAAGCAGCAAGTTGCTGGCACCTTTCATCCTTAAAGAGAGTAGCTAGCATTCGAGAGCGCTGTTGTCCTAAAGAAAACAAGTGAGCTGCAAATATTCTCACAATTTATTTCATCAATAAAAGCAATCTTTCTTATGTCCCCATTTCTGTCTACTAAAACATACAGTCAATTCTCATTATTTGCAGTCATTATGTTGTATAAAATTGCTGCCAACTCTAAATTAGGAAATACTCAACTGTTCTTCCTAGAGGAAATGCAGGGTTATGTCCCTACCAGACTCTCATCACAACATTATGGTCAGCTCATCAATATGCAACCTTGTttcatgtgtgtttctgtttaaagacaccttaACATATACTGTTGATTCATTAACACTGAATTCAGCCCACACTATAACTCATGACTAAATGAAGCTTATTTAATACATACATTTTCTCTTTCAGGCAcctcacatacttttttttttttgtattttctgaagtgagaagcaggaaggcagagagacagactccgcgtgcacctgaccaggatccacctggcatgcccactggggggtgatgctctgcccatctggggcattgctccgttgcaaccggagccactctagcacctgaggcagaagccatggaagccatcctcagtgcccgggccaactttgctccaatggagccttggctgcaggaggagaagagagagagagagagatagaaaggagaaggggaagggtggagaagcagatgggtgtttctcatgtgtgccctggccaggaatcaaacttgggacatgcacatgccaggccgatgctctaccactgagccaaatgaccagggcctacactttctttacttaaaaacaCAAGACAGCAGTACTTCAGCACTATGCTTAAGGGCCACTTTAAACATCAAAATCACCATCAAAAAGCATAAAACTGTGGAGCTCTCTCTCCCAGGACCAGGCCCacacctttcccctcccctttctcttccctccccaggTGCTttacctctccctttctctctcctcagctccagggccccttcttttgcctctgtaacttgtttcctgagcccatttcttctaccactcacttcttctacctctctttctaaataaactttctcttatagtttgaaaaaaaaaagcacaaaaatgtgaaaatcatATTAATGAAGCACAAAGAGGAACTTGTTTACAGTATGAGAGCAGAAACAAGAAGGTAGAGAGCACTTGTTCAACCCCAGCCAAACACACACATGGGCTCACTGCCTTGTTCAACCCCAGCCAAACACATACATGAGGAGGGGAGCTCACTGCCTTGTTCAACCCCAGCCAAACACACACATGAGGAGGGGGGGCTCAAATCGTTTGTAGTTCTTCAGATGTCTGCAAATTACTGCGAAAGCACCATGAGTATTGACTGTGAAGTGACAAAGTTTAGCAAGTAGGCAAATTCACAAATATGGAATAATGAAAATCAACAGTATATTCATTTATAATGATTAGGATATACACCAAATTGCTACAAGTGGTTCAATTATAGCtaattgttattttcttcttgtttttatttgtatttctacaaaaaaaaggggaggaagggaaatgagGAAGATAGATGGGGGGAAGGAagggtgtgagagaaagagagagagagagagagagggagggagggcagaagggacaccaatttgttgttccactaagttGTGCAtccactgattacttctcatatatgcccagactggtgctcaaaccagagaccttggggttgagctggcacccttgggatcaaaccggcaaccccacgattgaaccagcaacctcagcattccaggacaacGTTCTAACCTCTGTGCTAACAGCCTGGGCCAACCTTTTTCTTTTCACATCTATTTTTAGCTCTATATTCTGAAAGAGCCTAAGCACAATGACACCCAGTAACAATGACCATACCTACCACCCTGATCTTGGTGTCCTTGTTAAAAGAAACTAGGGATCCTTGAAAAATagctgatttcaaatctgggacAGGAAAAATGTAAGATAAACCTAAGGCATCTTTTCATGCTGCAATGCAGGTAATTATTCACAGAATAGGGACATGTCAAAAAGACATGATTTGGTCATAGTAAAGATAATTTCAGCTTCACAAAGAACAATAACTATAATAACAacacactgaataaataaaaaaaacagtcaaATATACAAGAATGTTCATGGCAGTACTATTACTATGAGCCAAAAAGAAACTACTCAGATAATAGGATAACAAATTGAGGCAAATTCACATAATAGAATACCATGtaacaatgaaaatgaagaaactatAACTATATGGAACACTATGgataaatttcataaaattaagCAAAAGAAGACAAATAcataaactatatgatttcatttacataagtATAAGAAGCAGGTAACactaatatatattaaagattactTTTGGGGAATGAGTTGGGGCTAGCAGCTAAGAGAAAACATGACAGAGGCTTTCAGGGTGCTagtaatttttgtttcttgttctgGATGCTGATTACATGATGGTGTTCTTTGGGACAATTCATCAGGCTGTATACTTTTGTACtttctgtgtgtatatttcaTCTACCAGACTAGCAAGGATAAAAACATTTGGTAATACATACATGAGAAATCAGGTACACATGGACATTGTTGTTTAGAGTATAACATTAAAGGGCAATGTATAATTTCCAAGTTTAAATGcatgtgaccttggactcaagaaTTTAAcctatacatttacatatatatgtgcatCATCACTATAGCACTGTTTGTAATAGACTAAATTACGAAAAgttgaacagaaaataaaaaatgagccaTCCATATATAAACACCACTATAATATGTAACTACATAAACAAGCAAGCTGCCAGTGTATCATGCTAACATTTgtgtataaaaaaaagacacgagccctagccggttggctcagtggtagaacgtcggcctggcgtgcaggagtcccgggttcgattcacggccagggcacacaggaaacttAAAGATTACTTTTGGGGAATGAGTTGGGGCTAGTGGCTAAGAGAAAACATGACAGAGGCTTTCAGGGTGCTagtaatttttgtttcttgttctgGATGCTGATTACATGATGGTGTTCTTTGGGACAATTCATCAGGCTGTACGCTTTTGTACTtttctgtgtgtatatttcaTCTACCAGACTAGCAAGGataaggcgcccatctgcttctccacccctttccctctccttcctctctctctctcttcccctcccgcagccgaggctccattggagcaaaagatggcccaggcgctggggatggctccttggcctctgccccaggcactagagtggctctggttgcgacagagcgaggccccggatgggcagagcatcgccccctggtgggcgtgccgggtggaccccggtcgggcacatgcgggagtctgactgcctccccggttccagcttcagaaaaatacaaaaaaaccaaaataaacaaaaaaaagacacaaacttTTAGATTAAAGGAAATACAAAAAGCCAATAACAGTTCTTTAGAACAGGATACAataccattttatatactgctttttccataacaaaaataaaataagattattgCTTCATAAAGAATGAACTATGTGGTCTGAATATGTCTTTAGTCTCTCAACTAAACATGATTCAAGAATAAACATTCTAAAATgatttagagcctgaccaggcggaggcatagtggatagagcgttggactgggatgcggaggacccaggttcaagaccccgaggtcactagcttgagcgcaggctcatctggtttgagcaacgctcaccagcttggacccaaggtcgctggcttgagcaaggggttacttggtctgctgaaggcctgcggtcaaggcatgtaggagaaagcaatcaatgaacaactaaggtgtcgcaatgaaatactgatgactgatgcttcccatctctctccgttcctgtctgtctgtccctatctatccctctctctgactctgtctctgtaaaaataaataaataaataaataaaataaaatgacttagaAAAGCCAAGGCTTAGAATTATCAGCATTTCCTCTCAATGACCTTTCTGCTTCATAAGTGTAGTGATTTATATATATGCTATAATACAGtaagaagaacaaagaataatttattatttatatttatcaaaaaaaagagtaaatgccAAGTCAAGTCTAAAACTGAGGcttgaaggttaaaaaaaaatcccaaaagcaGCTCATTAATTATCGTATCACCAACTctagattttaattttcatttccttttgtgtaATTCTCTCTTAATTTAATACTCATTTTTTTCAGTGATCTTTTATAGGAGAAATAAATTTCATATTATCTCTTAACTACTCCTAATATGGTAGTAGACTGATACacgcataatttaaaaaaattttaagatagcaattttatctttgtttctgtttaaatatctttaaactaaatctttattatatgcagcttaagtgtctgtttgtcgcagATAGCTTAtcggttgcttgcgtaactgtactagccaatggggtgaagttgccacggctgaacgcaaattgagccgGTCagagggaaggtgaacatttgtttgcattggcaatcatctgttttacataaaaactacgtcttaatgtaatttcttttaagaatgcctcctagaaaatacagcgctaaagaggagagaaaaggagctaaagctgcacaaaaacggctttctcgacaaaaataaaccactgagcagagaaagacaaggcttgcttcagtcgcagagcaaatgcgtctttctcggcaaaatgagactgatgaccatagagaaacaaggcttgcctcaggtgcaagacaaaaaagcctgtctcgacaaaatgagtcccttgaataatatctagaacagcggtcatttagTATGACCGCCGGGTTTTCTAGTATACCATAACTGTATTAATAAGACATCCCCTTACTAAATCCTCTAGTAGTAATAAACCTAAAACATTAAACAAATGGACTATTGACTAAAGCATAAATGACAGGTTTACCTGCTGAGGCTAAGATGGTACAGTGCAAAGCATGTTTTAAGGCCTCTAGTCTTTCACTTTCGTGCACTATCGTCTTGTAAGAGAGCTCATTGTACCTTTGCGCAGCTTCAATGAATTTTCTTCTATAATCAAGAACACGGGCGTAGCATACCTACAGGAGGGAAAAGGTTTCAATTGGGGGGAAAATTAAGACTCAaatgcaaaaaattttttaaaaagaatttctaatATATAATAGCATTTATCATGTTCTGGAGCACCTTAGTATAGTAGGATTCTCTAACAGAAAATTAATTCCAAATCAGTTCATCTGTTTACCTTATAATGTATCTGTAACTGTTCGTTGGTTGATTCATTCTGAAGCAATGATGCTCGATTTATGTAAGCCTCTGCCTGGACTGGATCATCATCCTCTAGATATAGCCTAGCAATCTTCAGGTACGTCTCCAGTTTATAATCCACATTGTACTGTCTAGGATATAATAGAAAAACACAGAATGActaattattttatcaaaaatattattaagactggtagaaaatcttatttttttccttatatatatattgtgctaATATAATGGAATCAAACTTTTTACTATATTATAGAAAAGCtaagaaatatttccaaaataagtTTTActgaattttcattatttttaccaTCATTGTTCACATTATACTTTAGCTTCTTTTAATTCTCAGATAATTTCACAAATCAAAGATCTTAAAAGACAAATTGCCCAGTTCAGGGATTTATCATAAACTACTGGTGGGATGATAATTAAGTATAACCATCATGGAAAAATAATTGGCAATGTGTTTTCCAACCATCCTTTGACTGCTTTAAATTGCATATACTCTTTACCCACTATACAGTgaggggcaaaggtaggtttatagttgggagtacatgaaacagagtttattcttatattattattaattactgcattattttccacatgaacaactacaaacctacttttgccacatccTGTATTTTACCTCTAGAAAATAAATCTGAATAATCATGGacatgtgtatacatgtatgtacaaagatattcatttgtaaaattacCCATAAATACCTGttataggaaaaaaatggaaagctcCAATTATATTTATGGTATTCAATTGAGTTGTGGTAGGTACATAAAGATGGTATAATGCTACaccattattataataattactatGTAATAATAGTCATCATGTATTTTTGCTAAGTGAAAAACTTGGATAAAACAGTACacaaaacaccattaaaatgtatttctacgCCCTGgctgttagctcagttggttaaagtgtcaccCCAATTCACCAAGATTGCAAGTTTGATAaacaaagcacatacaagaatcaaacaatgaatacatgactaagtggaacagcaaatcactgtttctctctctctctcctctcttttccttcctctctctctaaaatcaaccaataaataaatgtttaaaaaatgtatttctaggctgaccaggtgttggcacagtggacatagcatcagcctgggatactgaggacccaggttcaaaacccgaaggtcaccagctttagcctgggctcatcctgcttgagcatgggctcaccagctggagcgcagggtcgtcagcttgagcataggatcatagacatgaccccagggtcactggcttgagcccaaaggttgctggcttgaagcccaaggtctcctgagaaaggggtctCTTGCTCTGGGGCAGCCCTCCattgaaggcacatatgagaaagcaatcaatgaataacaaagatgccgcaactatgagttgatgctctctcttcctatctgtccttctctctctctaaaaaaaaagaaataattatttctacaTACACATATCAAGATAATCATAATTATCTCTGGGTGGTGAAATCACAAgtggttttcatttcttctttatgcAAGTGGTCAAATTTTATGCAAGAAATGTATAACTGAAGACCCTATATAACCCAAAAATCATATAATTCAAGATTAATCCTCAGAGAAAAAATTAATCCTATTTACCAGCAAAAGTGGTGCCACCATGTGGCAAGAACAGAGTTTATAACTGACTTGGCC
The sequence above is drawn from the Saccopteryx bilineata isolate mSacBil1 chromosome 5, mSacBil1_pri_phased_curated, whole genome shotgun sequence genome and encodes:
- the COPS4 gene encoding COP9 signalosome complex subunit 4 isoform X2; translated protein: MAAAVRQDLAQLMNSSGSHKDLAGKYRQILDKAIQLSGAEQLEALKAFVEAMVNENVSLVISRQLLTDFCTHLPNLPDSTAKEIYHFTLEKIQPRVISFEEQVASIRQHLASIYEKEEDWRNAAQVLVGIPLETGQKQYNVDYKLETYLKIARLYLEDDDPVQAEAYINRASLLQNESTNEQLQIHYKVCYARVLDYRRKFIEAAQRYNELSYKTIVHESERLEALKHALHCTILASAGQQRSRMLATLFKDERCQQLAAYGILEKMYLDRIIRGNQLQEFAAMLMPHQKATTADGSSILDRAVIEHNLLSASKLYNNITFEELGALLEIPAAKPEKPCQHGTNRSSRFVSK